The following are encoded in a window of Salmo trutta chromosome 27, fSalTru1.1, whole genome shotgun sequence genomic DNA:
- the LOC115164934 gene encoding uncharacterized protein LOC115164934, with protein sequence MSRAASKSRAEKGRTNSAPAPPPPPSQSPDVVDIVPGRLTESNWVSMLVQEEGEEVVVEVLHEFMNHIMEKCYTVYLQKQPELFTTSWAQDSLVQILEWQFLVQDEGEGPDSAPSWEEDSEPLPSTTDSWAQGCVLVLQAKPTKYPSPLQRSTPVGEVAGRTGHRANHKTHTVSQLSSSPKHSTEDRKAREPPGFRGFKLSPAPPPITEGGTWRQHHSSPTTPTEDYLQSPRHSLNNSLTEEEEYVETCPNISVQSGKLRPQRGGFPAMPRLDLARLPRHRVWPRYEVLDASPSKRHPLRTGGPLAAGQNLEKQHTTQTKAMKPLTNYKGPSIAQRRNALTGAVCLTIKRRSIPHGGNSEGIVPFSGTLLLDSMELAPGVTLKGPQGTRFSPLKGCSAQSEHSAELRPIRNNLPVPLFSLEQLTARPDPQVNTLI encoded by the exons ATGTCCCGCGCTGCATCAAAATCCCGTGCTGAGAAGGGGCGCACCAACTCTGCTCctgcaccccctcctcctccttcccagaGTCCAGATGTGGTGGACATTGTCCCGGGCCGCCTGACAGAGTCTAACTGGGTGTCCATGCTAGtgcaggaggaaggagaggaggtggtggtggaggtccTGCATGAATTCATGAACCATATCATGGAGAAGTGTTACACTGTGTACCTCCAGAAACAG CCAGAGTTATTCACAACGTCTTGGGCCCAAGATTCTTTGGTGCAGATTCTGGAGTGGCAGTTCCTGGTCCAGGATGAGGGGGAAGGACCAGACAGTGCCCCCTCCTGGGAAGAAGATTCAGAGCCCCTGCCGTCAACTACAGACTCCTGGGCACAAGGCTGTGTGCTGGTTCTGCAAGCCAAGCCAACAAAATACCCTTCTCCCCTACAG AGGTCCACTCCGGTTGGTGAGGTGGCTGGACGGACAGGTCATAGGGCCAATCACAAGACTCACACAGTGAGCCAGCTTAGTTCCTCTCCCAAGCATTCCACAGAAGACAGAAAAGCCAGAGAGCCACCAGGTTTTAGGGGTTTCAAACTATCCCCTGCCCCCCCACCCATAACTGAGGGAGGGACCTGGAGGCAGCATCACTCATCACCCACCACTCCTACAGAGGACTACCTGCAGTCTCCAAGGCATTCTCTAAACAACtcattgacagaggaagaagagtatGTAGAGACATGCCCAAACATCTCTGTCCAAAGTGGTAAGCTCCGTCCTCAGCGTGGAGGCTTCCCAGCCATGCCGAGACTGGATCTTGCACGTCTTCCACGCCATCGTGTCTGGCCCCGATATGAAGTGCTGGATGCCAGTCCCTCAAAGCGCCATCCATTGAGAACCGGAGGTCCACTGGCAGCAGGGCAGAATCTTGAGAaacaacacaccacacagacaaagGCAATGAAACCCTTGACCAACTACAAAGGCCCATCCATTGCCCAGAGGAGAAATGCCCTGACTGGGGCAGTCTGTCTGACCATTAAAAGGAGGAGTATTCCGCATGGGGGCAACAGTGAGGGGATTGTACCCTTCTCTGGCACCCTGTTGCTGGATAGCATGGAGCTGGCCCCTGGGGTCACTCTCAAAGGCCCCCAGGGGACCCGTTTCAGCCCCCTCAAAGGATGCTCAGCCCAGTCAGAGCACAGTGCAGAGCTGAGGCCCATACGGAACAATCTGCCTGTGCCACTGTTTTCCCTGGAGCAGCTGACGGCCAGACCAGACCCTCAGGTCAACACACTGATTTGA